The following are encoded together in the Acetobacter vaccinii genome:
- a CDS encoding [protein-PII] uridylyltransferase, with amino-acid sequence MATSSVQAAPGQQPDMTVLATLTPEALAACLTRELRDATQEDAAIPERDAAVAIFRRYLGRYQADVRNRFERYELKGAAAAKQIGTFTDVLLRGIVDLAARANPGASPRMPGELTGFAVAATGGYGRGLLAPFSDIDLLFLVADDSIGQSHALVEYVLYFLWDLGLKVGHATRTIGECIAEANKDTTVRTALLDARLLAGDTALFATFEARYIVSCVEAGAITFIHDKRRERLERHRRFGDSPYLVEPNLKEGRGGLRDLQTLYWMCRNTFGTRHVRDLLAPEFIWMGLLTEQEAARARRSWDFLWTVRLHLHYVAGRAEERLTFDMQPVIGARMGYTRHGRQNGVERFMRHYFLTAREVMRLTHVLEPAVLRQAQGPVANAAKPDDAMREAGFTLLDGQILPDRGVSFEQEPIKMMQILDWARLRRRSLHPLARHQLIRWERKATTLRDDPEAARIFLDLLCGELPEEERPRRRLLSSAAAAAPNPAESGAPAYSAAYGSHPPSGHAYWLHILNETGIFGRLMPDWARIVGQMQFDTYHVFTVDEHTIEAVRILDEVVAGRMADEIPIAYELIKGLHSRRSLYMAVLLHDVAKGRGGDHSEIGAEIAAELCPRLGMTGEETETVSWLVLHHLLLSHTAFQRDIDDPKTILDVADIVQSPERLRLLLLLTIVDMRAVSARVWNAWKATLLRELYVRVAEVLAGGLSTTERDVRVRHAKDVTAGILTEEGVSRTDIERFLGLGYPGYWLSFDYETHRRHARLIRETDARDAPLTVDVLPLPARGVTEVTVYTVDVPGLFSKIAGALALAGASIVDARIHTMTHGMALDTFWIQDTAGQAYEEAHRLARLSALIEQGLSGHVDIRTEIARAGFGHMPLRMRAIHVPPRVVVDNAVSNTYTVIEINGRDRPGLLYDVTEAMSRENLQIASAHITTYGVRAVDVFYVKDLFGLKITDKKRLEEIRERLLAGLKEAEAEASAQAETRYSA; translated from the coding sequence ATGGCCACTTCCTCCGTACAGGCTGCCCCCGGGCAGCAGCCCGACATGACCGTTCTGGCAACGCTGACGCCCGAAGCCCTTGCCGCGTGCCTGACGCGCGAGCTGCGTGATGCGACACAGGAGGATGCGGCCATACCGGAGCGGGATGCCGCCGTGGCCATTTTTCGGCGGTATCTGGGGCGCTATCAGGCCGATGTTCGCAACCGCTTTGAGCGGTATGAACTCAAGGGGGCGGCCGCAGCCAAGCAGATCGGCACGTTTACCGATGTGCTGTTGCGCGGGATTGTGGACCTGGCGGCCAGAGCTAACCCAGGTGCCAGCCCCCGCATGCCGGGGGAACTGACAGGCTTTGCCGTAGCAGCAACTGGGGGCTATGGGCGCGGGCTTCTGGCTCCGTTTAGCGATATCGACCTGCTGTTCCTTGTGGCGGATGACAGTATTGGGCAGTCCCACGCGCTGGTGGAATACGTGCTGTATTTCCTGTGGGATCTTGGTCTTAAGGTCGGCCATGCCACACGTACCATTGGCGAATGTATTGCCGAGGCCAACAAGGACACCACAGTGCGTACCGCCCTGCTGGATGCCCGCCTGTTGGCCGGTGACACAGCACTATTTGCCACCTTCGAGGCCCGCTACATCGTGTCCTGCGTGGAAGCCGGGGCCATTACCTTTATCCACGACAAGCGGCGCGAAAGGCTGGAGCGCCACCGCCGCTTTGGGGACAGCCCCTATCTGGTGGAACCCAACCTCAAGGAAGGGCGGGGCGGTCTGCGGGACCTGCAAACGCTGTACTGGATGTGCCGCAACACCTTCGGCACCCGCCATGTCCGCGACCTGCTGGCCCCCGAGTTCATATGGATGGGCCTGCTGACCGAGCAGGAGGCCGCCCGCGCCCGCCGCTCATGGGACTTCCTGTGGACCGTGCGGCTGCACCTGCATTATGTCGCCGGCCGGGCGGAGGAACGCCTGACCTTTGACATGCAGCCCGTCATTGGTGCGCGCATGGGGTATACCCGCCACGGGCGGCAGAATGGGGTGGAGCGCTTTATGCGCCACTACTTCCTGACTGCGCGTGAGGTCATGCGCCTGACCCATGTGCTGGAGCCCGCTGTGCTGCGGCAGGCACAGGGGCCGGTTGCTAACGCTGCCAAACCTGATGATGCCATGCGGGAAGCAGGCTTTACCCTGCTGGATGGGCAGATCCTGCCAGATAGAGGGGTCTCCTTCGAGCAGGAACCCATCAAGATGATGCAGATTCTGGACTGGGCGCGTCTGCGCCGTCGGTCGCTGCATCCCTTGGCGCGGCACCAGTTGATCCGCTGGGAACGCAAGGCCACCACCTTGCGGGATGACCCCGAAGCCGCCCGGATTTTCCTCGACCTGCTGTGCGGGGAACTGCCGGAAGAAGAACGCCCACGCCGTCGCCTGCTGTCATCCGCCGCAGCGGCAGCACCCAACCCTGCTGAATCCGGTGCCCCGGCTTACTCAGCCGCCTATGGCAGCCACCCGCCGTCTGGTCATGCCTACTGGCTGCATATCCTGAATGAAACCGGCATATTCGGGCGCCTTATGCCCGACTGGGCACGTATTGTCGGGCAGATGCAGTTTGACACCTACCACGTGTTTACGGTCGATGAGCATACGATCGAGGCTGTGCGTATTCTCGACGAAGTCGTGGCCGGGCGCATGGCAGACGAAATCCCCATTGCTTACGAACTGATCAAGGGGCTGCATTCCCGCCGGTCGCTGTATATGGCGGTGCTGCTGCACGATGTCGCCAAGGGGCGGGGTGGGGACCATTCTGAAATCGGGGCCGAAATTGCCGCCGAACTGTGCCCACGTCTGGGCATGACGGGGGAGGAGACGGAAACAGTCTCCTGGCTTGTCCTGCATCATCTCTTGCTCAGCCACACAGCTTTCCAGCGTGATATAGACGACCCCAAGACCATTCTGGATGTGGCGGATATTGTGCAGTCGCCAGAACGTCTGCGCCTGCTGCTGCTATTGACGATCGTTGATATGCGGGCTGTCAGTGCCCGTGTGTGGAATGCCTGGAAGGCCACGCTCCTGCGCGAGCTGTATGTGCGCGTGGCCGAGGTACTGGCGGGGGGGCTGTCCACCACTGAGCGTGACGTGCGCGTGCGCCACGCCAAGGATGTGACTGCGGGTATCCTGACCGAGGAAGGTGTTTCCAGAACGGATATCGAGCGTTTTCTGGGGCTTGGCTACCCCGGTTACTGGCTGTCCTTTGATTACGAAACCCATAGGCGGCACGCTCGCCTGATCCGCGAGACCGATGCGCGGGATGCGCCTTTGACGGTTGACGTGCTGCCGCTGCCCGCCCGTGGCGTGACGGAAGTGACGGTCTATACCGTGGACGTGCCGGGCCTGTTTTCCAAAATCGCGGGGGCGCTGGCGCTGGCTGGGGCATCCATTGTGGATGCGCGTATCCACACCATGACCCACGGCATGGCGCTGGATACCTTCTGGATTCAGGATACGGCCGGGCAGGCGTATGAGGAGGCGCACCGTCTGGCCCGTCTGTCAGCCCTGATCGAGCAGGGGCTGAGCGGGCATGTTGATATCCGCACCGAAATAGCACGGGCGGGCTTTGGCCACATGCCGCTGCGTATGCGCGCCATCCATGTGCCGCCGCGTGTGGTGGTGGATAATGCTGTATCCAACACCTACACGGTCATAGAAATCAACGGCCGCGACAGACCCGGCCTGCTGTATGATGTGACGGAAGCCATGAGCCGGGAAAACCTCCAGATCGCCTCGGCCCACATCACTACCTATGGTGTACGGGCGGTGGACGTTTTTTACGTCAAGGATCTGTTTGGTCTCAAAATTACCGACAAGAAGCGGCTGGAAGAAATCCGTGAAAGACTGCTGGCAGGGCTGAAGGAAGCCGAGGCCGAAGCCAGCGCCCAGGCCGAAACGCGCTATTCGGCCTGA
- the mutS gene encoding DNA mismatch repair protein MutS: MTRLSPAGATPAMAQWFALKAENPEALLFFRMGDFYELFFDDAVAAAAALDIALTARGTHAGDPIAMCGVPVGAASAYLARLIRRGFRVAVAEQTETPTRGRPASKGPLARAVVRLVTPGTLTEDELLEPGRSNLLLALVAEPPARGKAGKGVADAWCGAAWIDVSTGLFETARLKQGGLSALLGRLDPAEILAAEGLVPADYDSRRAPAMAPVAADTARQRLAGAFSVASIDAFGTFSDEECCAATLAVDYVRRTQAGKLPRLAHPVAQTETGIMGMDPATRSSLDILRARDGGTEHTLLAAISRTVSAAGGRLLAEWLAAPLTHAESIARRQDAWCWLKDEPSARDTLREALKKAPDIARALGRLSVGRGQPRDLAAIREGLNAARAAGVALAGGRAPLAPALQDATARLGGAEPLRQILSTALAQDMPARLEDGGVIAAGYDAELDEHRSLRDDSRRLIAALQAQYVTQYGVNTLKIKHHAQLGYVMEVPSAAGARLKECPELVLRQGTASMARFATEELASLDARITEAADKAAQREKILFAQLVSTVLAEADLPPIAQALAALDVFQSCAVLAGGGTWCRPHVTDDAAFCLQGCRHPVVEAALPPGARFTPNGCSLAPDHRVMLLTGPNMAGKSTFLRQTALAVILAQAGLPVAAEQVQIGVVDQLFSRVGASDDLARGRSTFMVEMTETAAILNQAGPRSLVVVDEIGRGTATLDGLAIAWAVLEGLHSTVRCRSIFATHFHELARLVDTLPRLCLHTMAVREWRGQIVFLHEVLAGTAKKSWGVHVARLAGVPEPVVERAGRLLRELERAENAIPEPLPLFAPQKTLSPPVENTLKNRLMDIDPDTLTPRAALDVLYDLRKEAMQTPAAEQPAIS; the protein is encoded by the coding sequence ATGACACGTCTTTCGCCCGCAGGGGCTACCCCGGCCATGGCGCAGTGGTTCGCGCTCAAGGCAGAAAACCCCGAAGCCCTGCTGTTTTTCCGCATGGGTGATTTTTACGAGCTTTTTTTTGATGACGCAGTTGCCGCTGCGGCAGCGCTGGATATTGCGCTGACGGCCCGCGGCACGCATGCGGGTGACCCCATTGCCATGTGTGGTGTCCCTGTGGGGGCAGCGTCGGCCTATCTGGCTCGATTGATTCGCCGTGGCTTCCGGGTTGCCGTGGCTGAACAGACAGAAACGCCAACCCGTGGCCGCCCGGCCAGCAAAGGGCCGTTGGCCCGAGCCGTTGTCCGGCTGGTCACACCGGGAACCCTGACAGAAGATGAACTGCTGGAACCCGGACGCTCCAACCTGCTGCTGGCCTTGGTGGCCGAGCCTCCGGCACGGGGCAAGGCAGGCAAGGGCGTGGCAGATGCGTGGTGTGGCGCTGCCTGGATCGACGTTTCAACCGGCCTGTTTGAAACCGCAAGGTTGAAGCAGGGCGGGTTGTCGGCCCTGCTGGGCCGTCTGGACCCGGCGGAAATTCTGGCGGCGGAAGGGCTGGTGCCTGCGGACTATGACAGCCGCCGTGCGCCCGCCATGGCCCCGGTTGCGGCGGATACGGCCCGGCAGAGGCTGGCTGGTGCTTTCAGCGTCGCCAGTATCGACGCTTTTGGCACGTTCTCGGACGAGGAATGCTGTGCCGCCACGCTGGCGGTGGATTATGTGCGGCGTACACAGGCAGGTAAGCTGCCCCGTCTGGCCCACCCTGTTGCCCAGACGGAAACAGGTATTATGGGCATGGACCCCGCAACACGGAGCAGCCTTGATATCCTGCGTGCGCGTGATGGTGGGACAGAACATACCTTGCTGGCGGCTATCAGCCGCACGGTCAGTGCCGCAGGGGGGCGTCTGCTGGCCGAATGGCTTGCTGCCCCGCTCACCCATGCAGAGAGCATTGCAAGGCGGCAGGACGCCTGGTGCTGGCTGAAGGACGAACCCTCAGCCCGCGACACGCTGCGTGAAGCCCTGAAGAAAGCCCCCGACATTGCCCGCGCCCTTGGGCGGCTGTCTGTCGGGCGGGGGCAGCCGCGAGACCTTGCTGCTATTCGTGAGGGTCTGAATGCCGCACGGGCGGCAGGTGTGGCGCTGGCGGGCGGACGGGCACCGCTGGCTCCGGCCTTGCAGGACGCTACAGCCCGCCTTGGTGGGGCGGAGCCTCTGCGGCAGATCCTCTCTACAGCTCTGGCGCAGGATATGCCCGCCCGGCTGGAAGATGGCGGAGTTATTGCCGCGGGTTATGATGCGGAATTGGATGAACACCGCAGCCTGCGTGATGACTCGCGGCGGTTGATTGCGGCTTTGCAGGCCCAGTATGTCACGCAGTACGGGGTCAATACCCTCAAGATCAAACACCATGCCCAGCTTGGTTATGTCATGGAGGTGCCCTCGGCCGCCGGAGCGCGGCTGAAGGAGTGTCCGGAACTGGTCCTGCGGCAGGGCACGGCCAGCATGGCCCGTTTTGCGACGGAAGAACTGGCCAGTCTGGACGCCCGCATTACCGAGGCAGCGGATAAGGCCGCCCAGCGTGAGAAAATTCTCTTCGCGCAGCTTGTCAGCACCGTGCTGGCCGAGGCGGATCTGCCCCCTATCGCACAGGCTCTGGCAGCGCTGGATGTTTTCCAGTCCTGTGCTGTGCTGGCCGGTGGGGGCACATGGTGCCGCCCACATGTAACGGATGATGCTGCTTTTTGCCTGCAAGGGTGCCGCCATCCGGTAGTGGAGGCCGCCTTGCCTCCGGGGGCGCGGTTTACACCCAACGGGTGCAGCCTTGCCCCGGACCACCGCGTCATGCTGCTGACGGGGCCGAACATGGCAGGCAAATCCACCTTCCTGCGGCAGACGGCTCTTGCAGTCATTCTGGCACAGGCGGGCCTGCCCGTTGCGGCCGAGCAGGTGCAGATCGGGGTGGTGGACCAGCTTTTTTCACGGGTTGGCGCATCGGACGATCTGGCCCGTGGGCGCTCCACCTTTATGGTGGAAATGACCGAAACGGCCGCCATTCTCAATCAGGCCGGGCCACGCTCCCTTGTGGTGGTGGATGAAATAGGCCGGGGCACCGCAACGCTGGACGGGCTGGCCATTGCCTGGGCCGTGCTGGAAGGCCTGCACTCCACCGTGCGCTGCCGCTCCATCTTTGCCACGCATTTTCATGAACTGGCGCGGCTGGTGGATACGCTGCCCCGCCTGTGCCTGCATACCATGGCGGTCAGGGAGTGGCGTGGACAGATCGTGTTCCTGCACGAGGTGCTGGCAGGCACCGCCAAAAAAAGCTGGGGTGTGCATGTTGCACGGCTTGCCGGGGTGCCCGAACCGGTGGTGGAGCGGGCAGGGCGGCTCCTGCGGGAGCTGGAACGTGCTGAAAATGCAATACCCGAACCACTTCCGTTGTTTGCACCGCAGAAGACATTATCCCCGCCGGTGGAAAATACGTTAAAGAATCGTCTGATGGATATTGATCCCGATACGCTGACACCCCGTGCCGCGCTGGATGTGTTGTATGACCTCCGTAAGGAAGCCATGCAGACCCCCGCCGCCGAGCAGCCCGCCATATCCTGA
- a CDS encoding ABCB family ABC transporter ATP-binding protein/permease: MLPYLWPEGNHALRWRVVLVLLVMAAGEVATLAVPLVYSRVVDGFVHPASLAMAPALLILGYGLVRLIAAVLTNLRDALFAPVRFRVARQAAYRSFQHMHALSLRFHLDRRTGGVTRAIERGTEAVETLLRMLMSISPTILQAVLVIVVIWRFFDWRYVALMVLMVLAYILFTVRFTTWRLGVRRRMNDTSSEATGKALDSLLNYETVKYFGNEEHEAKRYDSAQARYEQAALTTQYSLGLLNFGQAAIIAVSLAAIMLLGGRDVEVGRITVGEFVMLNTYLLQLYGPLNFLGSVYSGIRTALVDLEHMLGLVDEPVEVSDTAEPVALTTRLSASHPARVEFRNVGFGYRPDRQILHDVSFVVEPGHKTAIVGSTGAGKSTISRLLFRFYDVTSGAVLLDGHDIRDCRQADLRAAIGVVPQDTVLFNDTIGYNIAYGRMDATPEDVEQAARLAQIHDFITSLPEGYDTQVGERGLKLSGGEKQRVAIARTILKDPRVLVLDEATSALDTHTEKEIQTALKAVSARRTTLVIAHRLSTIVDADDILVMKQGRVAERGTHADLLALGGQYAAMWAAQASDEGA, translated from the coding sequence CTGCTGCCCTATCTGTGGCCGGAGGGAAACCACGCCCTGCGCTGGCGGGTGGTGCTGGTGCTGCTTGTCATGGCGGCGGGGGAGGTCGCAACCCTTGCCGTGCCGCTGGTATACAGCCGGGTGGTGGACGGGTTTGTCCACCCGGCGAGCCTTGCCATGGCTCCGGCCCTGCTGATTTTAGGCTACGGGCTGGTGCGGCTTATAGCTGCGGTGCTGACCAACCTGCGCGACGCGCTGTTTGCCCCTGTGCGCTTTCGGGTGGCGCGGCAGGCGGCGTATCGCAGTTTCCAGCACATGCATGCACTGTCGCTGCGCTTCCACCTCGACAGGCGCACAGGGGGTGTGACCCGCGCTATCGAGCGTGGCACGGAAGCGGTGGAAACACTGCTGCGTATGCTCATGTCCATTTCTCCCACCATCTTGCAGGCCGTGCTGGTGATTGTGGTCATCTGGCGCTTTTTCGACTGGCGCTACGTGGCGCTGATGGTGCTGATGGTGCTGGCCTATATTCTGTTCACGGTGCGCTTTACCACATGGCGGCTGGGGGTGCGCCGCCGCATGAACGACACCAGTAGTGAGGCAACAGGCAAGGCACTGGACAGCCTACTGAACTACGAGACCGTCAAATACTTCGGTAATGAGGAGCACGAGGCCAAGCGCTATGACAGCGCCCAGGCCCGGTACGAGCAGGCTGCGTTGACAACGCAGTATTCCCTCGGGCTGCTCAACTTCGGGCAGGCGGCCATTATTGCGGTCTCACTTGCGGCGATCATGCTGCTGGGGGGGCGGGATGTGGAGGTCGGGCGCATAACGGTGGGTGAGTTTGTCATGCTCAACACCTACCTGTTGCAGCTTTACGGGCCGCTGAACTTTCTGGGATCTGTCTATTCCGGCATCCGCACGGCTCTGGTTGATCTGGAGCACATGCTCGGGCTGGTTGATGAGCCTGTGGAGGTGTCCGACACAGCCGAGCCGGTGGCTTTGACCACACGCCTGTCTGCCTCACACCCCGCGCGGGTGGAGTTCCGCAATGTCGGATTCGGCTACAGGCCGGACAGGCAGATCCTGCATGACGTCAGTTTTGTTGTGGAGCCGGGGCACAAGACCGCCATCGTGGGCAGCACCGGGGCGGGTAAATCCACCATCAGCCGGTTGCTGTTCCGCTTTTACGACGTTACCTCCGGCGCGGTGCTGCTGGATGGGCATGACATCCGTGACTGCCGTCAGGCTGACCTGAGAGCAGCCATAGGCGTTGTCCCGCAGGATACGGTGCTGTTCAACGACACCATTGGCTACAACATCGCCTATGGCCGTATGGACGCCACGCCAGAGGACGTGGAGCAGGCAGCACGGCTGGCCCAGATCCACGACTTCATTACGTCCCTGCCGGAAGGCTACGACACCCAGGTGGGTGAACGTGGGCTGAAACTGTCGGGGGGCGAGAAGCAGCGCGTGGCCATTGCCCGCACGATTTTGAAAGACCCACGGGTTCTTGTGCTTGACGAGGCCACCAGCGCGTTGGACACACATACCGAAAAGGAAATTCAGACGGCGCTGAAAGCTGTTTCGGCCCGGCGGACGACCCTCGTGATCGCGCATCGGCTTTCCACCATTGTGGATGCGGATGATATTCTGGTCATGAAGCAAGGCCGTGTGGCCGAGCGTGGCACCCATGCCGACCTGCTGGCCCTGGGTGGGCAGTACGCCGCCATGTGGGCCGCGCAGGCCAGTGACGAGGGCGCCTGA
- the rpmB gene encoding 50S ribosomal protein L28, protein MSRRCQITGKGVLTGNNVSHANNKSRRRFLPNLQEASLVSEILGFAVRMRVSARGLRTIEHNGGLDAFLLSTPNRKLPTEAQVVKRRVQRAQAKKQEAAAA, encoded by the coding sequence ATGTCCCGTCGTTGCCAGATCACCGGCAAGGGCGTGCTGACCGGAAATAACGTCAGCCATGCCAATAACAAATCCCGCCGTCGTTTCCTGCCCAACCTGCAGGAAGCTTCGCTGGTTTCCGAAATCCTCGGCTTTGCCGTGCGTATGCGCGTCAGCGCTCGTGGTCTGCGTACCATCGAGCACAATGGCGGGCTTGATGCCTTCCTGCTGAGCACACCCAACCGCAAGCTTCCCACCGAAGCCCAGGTGGTCAAGCGCCGCGTTCAGCGCGCCCAGGCCAAAAAGCAGGAAGCCGCAGCCGCCTGA
- the fusA gene encoding elongation factor G produces the protein MSAQSDLSKIRNIGITAHIDAGKTTTTERILYYTGVSHKIGEVHEGNTTTDYMAQERERGITITSAAVTCDWKDHRINIIDTPGHIDFNIEVNRSLRVLDGAVFIIEGVAGVQPQSETNWRLADRYNVPRIIFINKLDRTGADFYRAFDTLKEKLDIIAIPLQLPIGAEDQFLGVVDLVEMKAIVWEGGELGAKFHDEEIPADLKEKAAEARQNLLDTALAVDEAAMEEYFENGDVSVETLKRCIKKGAISGEFRPVLCGTAFKNKGVQPLLDGIIDYLPAPNDVEGIRCAPPEGEDADENNQPILPVDPDGKFAGLAFKIINDKYGTLTFVRVYRGVLKTGDTVLNTTKGHKERIGRIYQMHADKREELTEVHAGDIAAFVGLKDTQTGDTLSDSSDPVVLERMSFPVPVIDISVEPKTKDAVEKMTLALQKLAGEDPSLQLKTDQETGQTILSGMGELHLDIIIDRLRREYGVEANVGAPQVAYRETISQPHTETYTHKKQSGGSGQFAEVKIKFEPVERNDGILFENQVVGGTVPREYIPAVEKGIRVQSSTGVLAGFPTVDFKFTLLDGKYHDVDSSALAFEIAAKACFREGMKKASPIILEPIMDVEITTPNDHVGDVVGDLNRRRGMIQSQETSGSTVMVRAFVPLKEMFGYISHLRSMTKGRASFTMQFHHYDPVPRNVAEEIMAQSR, from the coding sequence GTGTCCGCCCAGTCTGATCTCTCCAAAATCCGTAATATTGGTATTACCGCGCATATTGACGCCGGTAAGACGACCACGACCGAGCGTATTCTGTATTACACCGGCGTGTCCCACAAAATTGGTGAAGTGCACGAAGGCAACACCACCACAGACTACATGGCCCAGGAACGTGAGCGTGGTATTACCATCACCTCCGCCGCCGTGACCTGTGACTGGAAAGATCACCGGATCAACATCATCGACACCCCCGGACACATTGACTTCAACATCGAAGTCAACCGTTCGCTGCGCGTGCTCGATGGCGCCGTGTTCATCATCGAAGGTGTGGCGGGCGTGCAGCCCCAGTCCGAAACCAACTGGCGTCTGGCTGACCGGTACAATGTGCCGCGCATCATCTTCATCAACAAGCTGGACCGTACAGGGGCGGACTTCTACCGCGCATTCGACACCCTGAAGGAAAAGCTCGACATCATTGCCATTCCGCTGCAGCTTCCCATCGGTGCGGAAGATCAGTTCCTTGGCGTTGTCGATCTGGTGGAAATGAAAGCCATCGTCTGGGAAGGCGGTGAACTGGGCGCGAAGTTCCACGACGAAGAAATTCCTGCCGACCTGAAGGAAAAGGCCGCTGAAGCGCGCCAGAACCTGCTGGACACGGCCCTGGCAGTTGATGAAGCCGCTATGGAAGAATACTTCGAAAACGGCGACGTCTCTGTTGAGACCCTCAAGCGCTGCATCAAGAAGGGCGCCATCAGCGGTGAATTCCGCCCCGTCCTGTGCGGCACGGCGTTCAAGAACAAGGGCGTGCAGCCGCTGCTCGATGGCATCATCGACTACCTGCCGGCTCCTAACGACGTTGAAGGCATCCGTTGCGCTCCGCCCGAAGGTGAAGACGCGGACGAAAACAACCAGCCGATCCTGCCGGTTGACCCGGACGGCAAGTTTGCTGGTCTGGCGTTCAAGATCATCAACGACAAATACGGCACGCTGACCTTTGTGCGCGTCTATCGCGGCGTTCTGAAGACGGGTGACACCGTCCTCAACACCACGAAGGGCCATAAGGAACGTATCGGCCGTATCTACCAGATGCATGCCGACAAGCGTGAAGAACTGACGGAAGTGCATGCGGGTGATATCGCTGCTTTCGTGGGGCTGAAAGACACCCAGACGGGTGACACGCTGTCCGACAGTTCCGATCCGGTTGTGCTGGAACGTATGTCCTTCCCGGTTCCGGTTATCGACATCTCCGTCGAGCCGAAGACCAAGGACGCAGTCGAGAAGATGACACTGGCCCTGCAGAAGCTGGCCGGTGAAGATCCCTCCCTGCAGCTCAAGACCGACCAGGAAACCGGCCAGACCATTCTGTCGGGCATGGGCGAACTGCACCTTGACATCATCATCGACCGTCTGCGTCGTGAATATGGTGTTGAGGCCAATGTGGGCGCACCGCAGGTGGCTTACCGCGAAACCATTTCGCAGCCGCATACGGAAACCTATACCCACAAGAAGCAGTCTGGTGGTTCGGGCCAGTTCGCTGAAGTGAAGATCAAGTTCGAGCCGGTTGAGCGGAACGACGGTATCCTCTTCGAAAACCAGGTTGTTGGTGGCACTGTGCCGCGCGAATACATCCCGGCTGTCGAAAAAGGTATCCGCGTTCAGTCCTCCACGGGCGTTCTGGCTGGCTTCCCGACAGTGGACTTCAAGTTCACGCTGCTTGACGGTAAGTACCATGACGTTGACTCGTCCGCTCTGGCGTTCGAAATCGCGGCAAAGGCCTGCTTCCGTGAAGGCATGAAGAAAGCCTCTCCGATCATCCTCGAACCGATCATGGACGTGGAAATCACCACGCCGAACGATCACGTGGGTGACGTGGTGGGTGACCTCAACCGTCGTCGTGGGATGATCCAGAGCCAGGAAACATCCGGTTCCACCGTGATGGTCCGCGCCTTTGTGCCGCTGAAGGAAATGTTCGGCTACATTTCTCACCTGCGGTCCATGACCAAGGGTCGTGCATCCTTCACGATGCAGTTCCACCACTACGACCCCGTGCCGCGCAACGTTGCGGAAGAAATCATGGCGCAGTCGCGCTGA
- a CDS encoding NUDIX hydrolase: protein MPSDTSSFLRHLQHCNTATLPGERASFSLAGQPAGWVTPELFARLEQEGLGTPATGFDLPVPAQLEQLGEVLTQEGFYKSHHELFDVVPDLGGPVVGRIDRGALPLFGLVAVGVHMNGLVRRADGLHLWTGRRAANKRLDPSKLDHLVAGGVPAGHSPQEALLKEAAEEASIPAALAAQATQTGRILYALNRPEGLRRDVLYCYDLYLPESFEPSAADGEVESFTLMPLEEAFRIVRDTDDFKFNVALVLIDLFLRQGLIDPTSPVGAALRSGLDKGLSPLSPGYGAAG, encoded by the coding sequence ATGCCATCCGACACCAGCTCCTTTCTGCGCCACCTCCAGCACTGCAACACAGCCACCCTGCCGGGTGAGCGCGCTTCGTTCTCGCTTGCAGGCCAGCCCGCCGGGTGGGTTACCCCCGAGCTGTTCGCTCGGCTGGAACAGGAAGGGCTAGGCACCCCCGCAACCGGCTTTGACCTTCCCGTCCCTGCCCAGTTGGAGCAATTGGGAGAGGTTCTGACGCAGGAAGGGTTCTACAAATCTCACCACGAGTTGTTTGATGTCGTGCCCGATCTGGGTGGGCCAGTGGTGGGTCGTATTGACCGGGGGGCGTTACCGCTGTTCGGGCTAGTGGCCGTTGGGGTGCATATGAACGGGCTGGTCCGCCGTGCAGATGGCCTGCACCTGTGGACAGGCCGCCGCGCCGCCAACAAGCGGCTGGACCCGTCCAAGCTGGACCATCTGGTGGCCGGGGGCGTGCCTGCCGGACATTCCCCACAGGAGGCACTGCTGAAGGAAGCGGCGGAGGAAGCGAGCATACCAGCCGCTCTGGCCGCACAGGCCACCCAGACAGGGCGTATCCTCTACGCGCTCAACCGTCCTGAGGGGCTGCGGCGGGACGTGCTCTATTGCTACGACCTCTACCTGCCCGAAAGCTTTGAACCCTCTGCCGCCGATGGTGAGGTGGAATCCTTCACGCTCATGCCGCTGGAAGAAGCCTTCCGCATTGTGCGGGACACGGACGACTTCAAGTTCAATGTCGCCCTGGTTCTGATCGACCTGTTCCTGCGCCAAGGGCTGATTGACCCGACAAGCCCGGTCGGGGCGGCCCTGCGTTCCGGGCTGGACAAGGGGCTATCCCCCCTCAGCCCCGGCTACGGTGCCGCTGGTTAA